Part of the Longimicrobium sp. genome is shown below.
TGAAGCGTCGGCAGCGTGGCGCGGATGCGCGTGTCGTCGGAGATGGTGCCGTCGGCGTCGAGCGGGACGTTGTAGTCCACGCGCACGAGGACGCGCTTGCCGGCCAGGGCGCTCTTCGGCAGGTCGTTGAGCGTGAGCTTGTTCATCGGTCAGGGCCGTGGGTTGATGAACGGCGATACGGTGCGATGGCGGTCGGTGTCGGTGCGAACTTCGATCCTCGTGCCGGGCGCCGCGGGGGAGCCCTCTCCCTGGCGCTTCGCGCCTGTCCCTCCCCCAAAACCGACTGGGGGAGGGACGAAGGCTCGCTTCGCTCGCGGCAACTCAGCGCGAGCACCGAATTGCGGTTCTCCCCTCCCCTGCGGAGCGGGGGAGGGGCCGGGGAGGGGGCCAGCCGGGCGGGCAGGATTTCTCCCGCCCGCGCCGATCTCTCCCAGCTTCGGCTTCCGCAAACACGAAGGGCACCGGCGCAACGAGCCGATGCCCTTCTTCTCCTTCTGCGATCAGCTGTTCTGCAGGCGCTCGCCGATGTAGCGGGCCAGGTCCACGCAGCGGCAGGAGTAGCCCCACTCGTTGTCGTACCAGGCCATCACCTTCACCAGCCCGCCCACCACGTTGGTGCTGGGCGCGTCGACGATGGACGAGTGCGGGTTGCCGGTGAAGTCCACCGACACCAGCTCCTCCTCCTCGTACGCCATGATCCCCTTCAGCCGCCCCTCGGAGGCGGCGCGCAGCGCGTCGTTCACCTGCTGCGCGGTCACCTCCTTCTCCAGCTCCGCCACGAGGTCCACGATCGACACATCGGGCGTGGGCACGCGCATGGCGACGCCGTCGATCTTCCCCTTCACCTCGGGGATCACCAGCCCCGTCGCCTTCGCGGCGCCCGTGGTGGTGGGGATGATGGACATCCCCGCGGCGCGGGCGCGGCGCAGGTCCTTGTGCGGCAGGTCGAGGATCTGCTGGTCGTTGGTGTACGAGTGGATCGTCGTCA
Proteins encoded:
- the gap gene encoding type I glyceraldehyde-3-phosphate dehydrogenase encodes the protein ELKVFAEKDPAALPWRDLGVDVVIESTGRFTKREDAAKHLDAGAKKVLISAPGKSVDLTIAWGINQTAYDPAKHHIMSNASCTTNCLAPVAKVLHETFGIVSGIMTTIHSYTNDQQILDLPHKDLRRARAAGMSIIPTTTGAAKATGLVIPEVKGKIDGVAMRVPTPDVSIVDLVAELEKEVTAQQVNDALRAASEGRLKGIMAYEEEELVSVDFTGNPHSSIVDAPSTNVVGGLVKVMAWYDNEWGYSCRCVDLARYIGERLQNS